One window of Palaemon carinicauda isolate YSFRI2023 unplaced genomic scaffold, ASM3689809v2 scaffold1192, whole genome shotgun sequence genomic DNA carries:
- the LOC137635380 gene encoding uncharacterized protein — translation MTLRPPRRAPESVPHQRFDCNTSDDLLQMTPQHPVRHWMALPPSIHDFNKALPRMKPGKAPGPDNIPLELLTHGGLGLINRLMLLILKIWETKTLPSDFCDANIVTIFKKGDRENCNYYRGISLLSIASNIFARIFLDRLLILAEDVLPESQCGFRPSRGTIDMIFCARQLQEKSLEQQQPIMFIF, via the exons atgaccctacgaccacccagaagggcacctgaaagcgtaccacaccaacgctttgattgta acacctcAGACGATCTCCTgcaaatgaccccgcagcatcccgtccgtcactggatggcactaccaccctccatccatgacttcaacaaggccctgccgcgcatgaagcccggcaaagccccagggccagacaacatcccgttggagctcctcactcacggtggcctcGGTTTGAtaaaccgtttgatgctccttatactgaaaatatgggagaccaagaccctccccagtgacttctgcgatgcaaacatcgttaccatcttcaagaaaggagacagggagaactgtaactactaccggggaatatcactactaagcatcgctaGTAATATTTTCGCTCGGATtttccttgaccgcctccttattcttgcagaagacgtcctgccagagtcccagtgtggctttcgaccttcccgcgggaccatagacatgatcttctgtgcgcgacaactacaagagaagagcctcgaacagcaacagcccataatgtttatCTTCtga